The nucleotide sequence TATGGCGACCCGGCCCCGGACATGGCCCGCATCGAAGCGTCGGCGCGCGCCGCCTACGCGCACGACTTCATCATGCAGTTGCCGCAAGGTTATGCAACGCAGGCTGGCCAGAACGGTTCGCGCCTGTCGGGCGGACAACGCCAGCGCCTGGCCATTGCGCGTGCCCTGTACAAGGACGCGCCTATCCTCTTGCTCGACGAAGCCACCAGCGCGCTGGACACGGAGTCGGAGCGGCAGGTGCAGGCGGCGCTGGAAGTGCTGATGCGCAAGCGCACCACCATCGTCATCGCCCACAGGCTGTCCACCATCGAAAGCGCCGACCGCATCGTCGTCATGCAGGGCGGGCGCCTGGTGGAATCGGGCAGCCATGCCGCCTTGCTGCAACAGGGCGGCGCGTATGCGCGCCTGCATGCAAGCCAGTTGTCGCCTGTCAAGGATGGCGCGGCTTAGAACACGTGAATTTCCTGTAATACCAGCCTGGCGCCCAGCGCCGTGCTCTCCACACGAAACGTGGCGGTGAGATCGGACCAAACGCCATTCAGGGGCAGCGAATGGCGCGCTTCGGCAAGCGCCGCGCCGCCGTCCTGGCTGGCCGGGCGCTCGACGCAGCGCTCCTGCCGCGTGCCGCTGGCCTCTGCCGCCGGCGTGACGCGATATACCGTGCCATCCGCATACGGCTCCGGCGAACCATACCCTTCGATCACGACGCGCAGCAGCGCCGGCGTCCAGCCGTAATACGCGTCGTGCGCCGTGCGCGCATGGGCGCACGCGTAATCGCCGCGCGCCAGGTCGGCGATCCAGGCATCGATGATGTCCAGTATCTGGGTGTCGCCAGGGCGCGCGGGCAAGTGCATGGATTTCTTTCGTGACGGGGGAAAACGTTGCTTTCCATTATGATTGCAGCCGCACAATAACATTGCAACGGAACTCAATGCACATACAACAGACGATGCGCTGGCTGCTGGCTGCCGCGCTGGGCATGGGCGCAGCCCTGCCGCTGGCAGCGCAGGAACAGTCGGCGGCGCCAACGCCAACCTTACAGGAGGAAGACCACACCATGTATTTGGATATAAATTTTATGCCCAGCAACCAGCGCCGTGCCGTATATGCGCTGCGCACGCCGCCCGTGCGCGACGAGGCGCTGGGCGCCTGGCATGTGCGGCTCGAATTTCCCGACACACCGGGTGCGCTGGCCTTTGAAACCTACACCACCGACCTGGACTTGAGTCAGGTCAGGTTCGTGCGCTTTCGCAAGCATTACTACGAGAATGGCCAGCTGCTGCGCGAAACCTATTTCAATGCCCAGGGCGAGGAGCTGCTGGGCGGCTGCGTGTACTTCGAGAATGGCCAGGTCCAGCAGCGGGTGACCGCGTTGCCGAACGGGCGCGACAGCATCTCGGAAACGTATCACGAGAATGGCCAGCTGGCGCACAAGACGCTGTATCACGATGACGAGATGGCCGATGGCGAGCAAGTGTCGTATGCCGCGAACGGGGCCGTCAGCCACCGCTCGTATCAACGCAATGGCAAGATGGATGGCGTGCAGGAATCGTTTTATGACGATGGCAAGCTGTTCCAACGGGGACAGTTTGTGAATGGCAAGCGCGAGGGCGAGTTTGTCACCTATGCCAAGGACGGCAGCCTGCTGGCCAGGACCGTCTGGGTGCACGACCAGCCCGACGGCTGGTCGTTTGAAAGCCATGGCAATGGCGTCGTGTCGAGTAAAACGCTGTACCGGAAAGGTGCCGTGCTCAGCTTGCAAACGTGGGAGCCGAGTGGCCGGCCCAATTTTGCGTGGCAAAAAGACGCACAGGGGCGCGACCACGGCGACACGACGGACTGGCATGCCAACGGCGTGCGCGCCAGCGTGACACCGTTTGTCAAAGGCCAGCGCCACGGCTTGCTGCAGACCTGGTACAGCGATGGCAGCCTGCGGCAGATCGTGCCGTACGAACACGGCAAGAAGCACGGCATCGAGCGCCAGTGGGACAAGGCCGGCAAGCTGGTGCTGGAACAGGCGTGGCAGGATGGCCAGCCGGTGGCGGCGAAGTAGGGGATCACATGCCTTATCGACAGACCATGCGGACCGTGCGCCTGGCGCTGCTGGGGGCGCTCATGACGGCCCTGCCGCTGGCGGCGCAGGAGCAGACACAGGAGCAACAGCAGGCTGCGGCACAGTGGCAGCAGCAAGCGCAGGACAAGAGCATCTACCTGGACGAAGACTATGCGGCGAGCGACGTGCGCCACGCCGCGTATGCGCTGCGCACGGCGCCCGTGCGCGACGAGGCGCTGGGCGCCTGGCACGTGCTGCTGGAGTTTCCCGACGCGCCGGGCACGGTGGCGCTGGAAACCTACGCCACGGACCTTGATTTGCGCCAGGCCACGTTCGTCCACCTGCGCAAGTGGTATTACCCGAATGGACAACTGGCCCGCGATGAGAGGCTGGACGCCAAGGGCAATGTGCTGACCGGTGGCGCGTCATTCTATGCCAACGGGCAGGTCAAGCAGCGCGTGACCCTGCTGCCGAACGGGCGCGACAGCATCTCCGAGAATTACCATGAAAATGGCCAGCTGATGAACCGCATCAGCTACCACGGCAAGCAGATGGCCGATGGCGAGTACGTGTCATACGGGCCGAATGGCAAGATGAGCAGCCACGCCTTCCTGAAAGGCGGCAAGATGCATGGCGTGCAGGAAGTGTTTTACGCCAATGGCAAACTGTTCCAGCGTAGTCATTTTATTAATGACAAGCAGGATGGCGAGTTCCTCACCCTGGCCGAGGATGGCAAGGTGCTCGCCCGCAAGGTCTGGGTGGATGGCGAAGCCGACGGCTGGTCATTTGAAAGCCATGACAATGGCCAACTGGCGCAAAAGGCACTGTACCGCAAAGGCAAGCTGCTCAGCATGCAGAAGTGGGGCAGCAACGGCAAGCCGTCGATCGCCTGGCAGCAGGACGCGCAGGGGCGCGAGCAGGGCGATGTCACGCAATGGCATGACAACGGCGTGCGCGCCAAGGTCATCCCCATGCGCGATGGCCAGCGCCATGGCTTGCTGCAAGTCTGGGCCAGCGACGGCAGCCTGCTGCAGCTCGTGCCGTATGAGCACGGCAAGAAGCAGGGCATCGAGCGCCGCTGGGACAAGCTGGGAAAACAGGTATGGGAGAAGGCTTGGCAGGCCGGAGCGCCAGTGCCTGCCGGGCTATAGGCAGTAGAGGGCCGCCCGCCTTTGCAGGTATCATGTACGGATTCCGGCCCGCCAGCAGGCGTGAAGCCGGCAGGATAACTGGAGGCAATGGTGGTGGAAGCGGAAGGTTCGGCGATGGCCAAGGCGCAAGGCATGGCCTTGCAAAACATGCGCGTCGTCATGCGCGCGGCGCAGCGGCACTCGGCACAGATCGAGAAACAATGTGGCGTGTCGGGCGCGCAATTGTGGGTGATGCAGGAATTGCTGGAGCAGCCAGGCTTGCGCATGGGCGAGCTGGCCAGCAAGATATCCATCCACCAGACGACGGCCAGCAACCTGGTCGATGCGCTGGTGAAAAAAGCCTATGTGCGCAAGGCGCGCGACCAACCCGACCAGCGCGTGGTCACGTTGACCTTGACGGCGGAGGGCCAGGCCGTGATCGCCGGCGCGCCGCAGCCGGCCCGCGGCTTGCTGCCCAGCGCGCTGGCCCAGCTGGACCCCGACAGCCTGGCGCACCTGAACCAGGGCTTGAACGCCTTGCTGGCCGTGGTCGCCCCCGATGACAGGCAGGCGGGCATGCAGCCGTTTCCTTTCACCATGTAATCCAGGGGCAAGCGTGTGGCGGGACTGCCCCGCTTGCCATTATCATCGGCGCTGTCGCACCGTTGATGAGAGTTCGCATTGAAGATAGTCATACCCGTTTTGCTGGCCACCGTCCTGGCCAGTTCTCCCATCATTTCCATGGCCAATGAGTCGGCCATCCTGGCCTTGCCTTCCGGGCAATCGCCGGCCACCCTGCATTTCGACGCGGATTACCAGCCCGCCGTACCCGCTGCGGCCGTGTACGAGCAGCGTGCGCCGCTGCGCCATGATGCGGCCCGCCAGGCCTGGCATTGGCAGCTGCATTTCGCGCAGCCGCCAGGCAAGCTGCACATGGATGCCTGGCTGCTGGACGCCGACGTGGCGTCGCCCCGCTACGCCTACCAGCGCAGCGTGTATTTCGCCGATGGCCAGCTGGCCCTGCTGGAAGAGCGCAACGGGGAGGGCGATTTCGACGGCGTGAGCGTCGAGTACCATGCGAACGGCGTGGTGAAGAGCCGCAAGGCTTACCGCGACGGCGAGTTCGAGGGCTTGCACAGCCATTATCATGCGAATGGCCAGCTGAGCCGTGAATTGCGGTACCAGGCGGGCCAGCCCGCCGATGGGCAATACCTGAGCTTTGATGCCCATGGCCAGGTGAGCAACCGCGCGCATTTTGCCGATGGCGTGCTGTCGGGCGAGGCGCAAGCGTTTCATCCGAATGGCAGGCTGGCTGAGCGGGGGCCGTATCTGGAAGGCCAGCGCAACGGCCTGCACCAGACGTGGTGGCCGGATGGCCGTGAAAAGTCGCGCCTCAATTTCCTGCATGGCAAGCCGCAGGGCTGGTCGCTGCTATATTTCGCGAATGGCCAGCTGGACCAGAAAAACCTGTTCGAGGATGGCGTCCTGCTGAGCACGCAAAGCTGGCGCGAGGATGGCACGCCACTGCACGCCGTCGAGTATGTCGACGGTCGCAAGCACGGCCTGGAGCGCAGCTGGGGCGAGGGCGGCACGCGCACCCTCTGCGCCTGGCAGGAGGGCCGTTTGCTGCGCCCCTGCAGCCATTTTTAGTTGGGTGGCGCCGGCAGCCGTTGCAGCTGCAACTGCGCCAGCGCCCCGTACAGCGGTTCGCTGAGCACGCGCGACACGGTGCTGGCCACCACGGCGCAGGCCATCAGGCTCAGTACCATGCCGTGGCCGTCGACCATTTCCATGACAATGATGAAAGCTGTCAGCGGCGCTTGCGTGGCGGCGGCCAGGAAACCCACCATGCCCAGCGCGATCAGGGCAGGCGCGTGCGGGTAGTGCAGCAGCACGGCGATATCGTGGCCGATGCCTGCGCCGATGGCCAGAGAGGGCGCGAAGATGCCGGCCGGCACGCCCGACCAGACGGTCAGCCACGTGGCCACATATTTGAAGGCAACAAAGGCGGGCGAAGCGTCGCTGGCGCCATCGAGCATGGCGCGCGTGGCCACCGTGCCGCTGCCGAACGTGGCGCCATGGCTGGCGATGCCGATGGCTGCCACCAGCAGACCGCAGACGGCGGCGAACAGCACGGGCCGGCCTTTTCTCCACGCGGACAATCGGCCCAGCGGATTGCCCCGGGCGGAGGCCAGCAGCAGCCGCGCAAACAGGCCGCCGGCCACGCCCGCCACCAGGGTCACCAGCAAGCCGGGCAAGGCCAGCGCCAGGCCGATAGGGCCGGGGTGGATGATGCCGAAGTGGGTGGCGTTGCCGTGGATCGACACGGCCATCATGCCGGCCAGCACGATGCCTGCCACGATCAGGCCGCTGTTGCGCTGCTCGGGCGAGCGCGACAGTTCCTCGATGGCAAACATGACGCCTGCCAGCGGCGTATTGAAGGCGGCCGCGATGCCGGCCGCGCCGCCCGCGACCAGCAGTGAATGGGCGCTCACCTGCGAGTGACGGGGCAGCCAGCGGCGCGCGGCCAGCATCACGCCGGCGGCGATCTGCACGGACGGCCCTTCGCGCCCCAGTGACAATCCCCCCAGCAAGCCACCCGCCGTCAGGACGATCTTCGCGGCGCTGAGCTTCAGGGAGACGAACAGCGAACGCTGCTCGGGCGCCACGGCCGCGTCCAGGGTGGCCATCACTTGCGGGATGCCGGAACCGGCCGCTCCCATGGCGTAGCGGCGCGTCAGCCAGACCAGCAAGGCGGCGCAGGCTGGTGTCCACAGCAGGGCGAACCACCAGGCTTTGCCGTTAAAAAAGAGAAACAGGTCCAGTGCTTCCTCCGCCAGCCACGTAAAGCCGACGACGACGAGGCCCGCGATGGCGGCCATGCCGACGACGACGGCGCGCGACCACCACAGGCGCGGGTTGGCAAATTCATGCTTGAAGGCAGAGGGGATGTCGTGCAAGTGCTTCATTGCGGCAAGTCCAGGGTAGGGCGCGCAGGGCGTCGGGGAGACTTGCCATTATATCGATATATTTGCGCAAATGTATTTCATGCGCCTGATCCGTGGGCGGCTGGCAACAGAATGCCTGCCTCGGCCAGGAAATCGACGAGCGCCCGCACTTTTGGCGCCAGGTGCGGCCCGGACGGCCACAGCAGCCAGCAACTGTGGGCCCGATGATCGGTGATCGCGTAGTCCTTCAGCACCTCGACCAGACTGCCTTCGGCCAGCGCGCCGCGCGCATGAAAGTCGGGCAGCCAGGCGATACCCAGGCCTTGCCTGGCGAAGTGCAGGCGCGCATCGACGTTGTTGCACACCATCGACACGGGCAAGTCCAGGGGCGCAGCGTCCGCCTCCTGGCGCAGCTGCCACTGTTCGATCTTGCCGCTGTGGCGGAAACGGTAGTGCAGACAGGCATGCTGTTGCAGCTCAAGAGGATGGCTGGGCGTGCCGTGGCGCGCCAGGTAGGCGGGCGAGGCCACGAGGCAGGAGCGGAACTGGCCCAGCTTGCGGGCGGCCAGGCGCGAATCGCGGGGCGCGCCGATGCGGATGACGGCGTCGAAGCCATCGCCGACGACGTCGGCCAGCGCGTCGGAAAAGTCCAGGTCCAGCGCGATGGCGGGGTGCTGCCGGGAAAATTCGGCCAGCGCGGACAGGAACAGGCCGCCCAGTTCCGGCAAGCCCAGGCGCAGACGGCCGCGCGGCGCCAGATTGCCCGCCAGCTCCTCCTGCGCCACCTGCATTTCCGCCAGGATGGTCTCGCTGCGCGCGAGAAAGAGCTTGCCCTCGGTCGTCAGACTCAGCTGGCGGGTGCTGCGCTGGAACAGGCGCGCGCCCAGCCGTTGCTCCAGGCGCGCCAGACTCTTGCTGACGGCCGACGGCGAAATGCCGGCCTGGCGCGCGGCGGCGACAAAGCTGCCCGCCTGTGCCAGTTGCGCGAACAGGGCCACGCCGGAGAGGTTATCGGTATTCTGCTTTTGCATGATTCATGACAGTTTGGTCAGGTGTGAAACGCATTGAAGCATATTTTTCTTTGTCGCGTGGCTGCTTACCATGGGCTTTTAACTGCAGGGAGCATGCAATGAAGATGATTGGATTCAGGAAGGGCAGTAGCTTGGAGGAGAACGATGGCTTGTTCGACATGATGGGAGAATTGCCTGTGCCGGGCCCGCGCGAGGTGCTGGTGCAAGTGCGCGCCGTGGGCGTCAACCCGCTCGACACCAAGGTGCGCGCGGGGCTTGTGAACGTGCCGGAGCGTGTCGTGACCCTGGGATGGGATGCGGCCGGCATCGTGCATGCCGTCGGCAGCGAGGTCACCCTGTTCGCGCCGGGACAGGCCGTGTATTACGCGGGCTCCTTCGACCGCACGGGCGCGAACGCCGAATACCACCTGGTCGACGAGCGCATTGCCGCGCGCATGCCGGCGACCCTGGATTGTGCACAGGCGGCCAGCGTGCCATTGGCGGCACTGACGGCGTGGCAGCTGCTGTTCGAGCGCTTTGCCATCACGCCCGGCGACCGGCAGCCACGGGGCAGCCTGCTGGTGCTGGGCGGCGCGGGCGGCGTCGGTTCGCTGCTGATCCAGCTGGCGCGCCAGTTGACGGGATTGACCGTGATCGCCACCGCCTCGCGCAAGGACAGCGCGGATTGGTGCCGGGCCATGGGCGCGCATCACGTGATCGACCATGCGCTGCCCATGCCGGCACAGGTGGCGGCCCTGGGCGTGGCTCCCGTGCACCATATCGCCGCCCTGTCGCATACGGCGCAGCATGTCGCGGAACTGGTGGAGCTGATCGCGCCGCACGGCAAGCTGGCCGTCATCGACGACCACGATGTTTTTGATGCGGCGCCGCTGAAGGGCAAGAGCATTTCCCTGCACTGGGAAATGGTGTTTACGCGGCCTTTGTACGCTACCGGCGATATGCAGGAACAGCAGCGCATCCTGACCCGCGTGGCGGCACTGCTGGACGAGGGCGTGCTGCGCCACACGCTGCAGCAGCGCCTGTCGCCCATGGACGCGGCCACCTTGCGGCGCGCGCATGCGCTGCAGGAGCGGGGCGGGCAGCCGGGCAAAATCGTGGTCAGCGACTGAACAGGCTTACACGAACAGTTCGTGCCGCGCGCTCTGGCTGATGGCGATGGTGGCCGGGTGGCTCAAACGCCGTTCCGTGGTGATCGCGTAGACTTGCTCGACCAGGCTGTCGACCCGGCCCAGCGCCATCACGGCGTACTGTTCGCAGACCTGGGGCGCGATGACGGTGGGCGCGAAAAACAGGCCGGCGCCGGACTGGCCGAAGGCCTTCATCATGGCGCTGTCGTCAAATTCGCCGACGATGCGCGGGTGCAGATGATTGTCGCCTAGCCACTGCAGCAAGCGCCCGTAAATGGCGAAGTCTTCACCGGGCAGCAGCAGCGGCGCGCCATCCAGGCATTGCGGGAAGCCTCCAGTCAGGGTGGCGGCCAGGGCTGGCGTGCCGAACAGGGTCATGCCGCTTTCGCCCAGCAAATGGTTAAAACCGCGCACGCTCAAATGGGCCGGCATGGGCCGGTCCGCCATGATCAGGTCGAGCCGGTGCACGGCCAGGTCCGCCAGCAGGCTGGCCAGCCGCCCTTCGCGGCAAATGATGCGCAGCGGTTCGGCCAGGCCCAGCGCGGGCGCGACCAGGCGGCAGGCGATCAGTTTCGACACGGAATCGGCGCAGCCCACGCGAAACGTCGTCGTCGCCGTGCGCGACTGGTCGCGCACGATTTCCAGCAATGCGTCACCCGTGCTGAAAATGCTTTCGGCATGGCTGAGGATGCGCCGGCCCGTATCCGTCAATTCCAGCTGGCGCCCGCTGCGGCGGAACAATTCCACGCCCAGGGTGTCGGCAAACTCGCTGAGCTGCCCGGAAATCGATTGCGGCGTCAGGTGCAGCTGTTCGGCCGCGCGGGCGATGCTGCCCGTCTTGGCCACCATCCAGAAATAGCGCAAGTGCTTGAAGTTAAGTGTGGACATGCTTTTCCCTGAAATAAATACATCGATTTTTTCGATGTATTCGTCAATTATATTCGATTTGTTCGATGTTTATATTCAGACTATGATGGTTGCTCAATTCATGCAAGGAGAGTGCCATGGGCATCAGGATAGAGACAGACAGTTGCGGAGGCCACCGATGAACGGCCTGGAAAGTATTGCGACGGCACCCATGTGGGCCGGCTTCATCGCCTTTGTCCTGGTGATGCTGGCACTGGACCTGTTCGTCTTCGGCGGCAACAAGGCGCACAAGGTCAGTGTCAAGGAAGCGGCGACGTGGTCGCTCGTGTGGGTCAGCCTGGCCCTGCTGTTTAACGGCGGCCTGTGGTGGTATCTGAACGGTACGGCCGGTCCCGAGATCGCCAACCAGAAGGCGCTGGAATTTTTCTCCGGCTACCTGATCGAGAAAGCGCTGTCGGTCGATAACGTGTTCGTCTTCCTGCTGATCTTCAGCGCCTTCCAGGTACCGATCCAGTACCAGCGCCGCGTGTTGATTTACGGCGTGCTGGGCGCGATCGTCATGCGTGCCGTGATGATCATGGCCGGGGCCTGGGTGGTAAGCGAGTTCAGCTGGGTGCTGTATCTGTTTGGCGCCTTCCTGTTGATTACCGGCATGCGCATGCTGGTGGCGGCCGATGCAGAGCCGGACGTGGCGAACAACCCCGTGCTGCGCTTTGCCCGCCGCCACTTGCGGGTAGCGGACGGCGACCATGGTGAGCGTTTCTTCGTGGCAAAGGGTGGCTTGCGCTATGTCACCCCGCTGTTCCTGGTGCTGATCCTGATCGAGGTGACGGACCTGGTGTTCGCGGTCGATTCGATCCCGGCGATCTTCGCCATCACGACGGACCCGTTCATCGTCTTCACGTCGAACCTGTTCGCCATCATGGGATTGCGGGCCCTGTACTTCCTGCTGGTGGACGTGGCTGACCGCTTCCACATGCTCAAGTATGGCCTGGCGATGGTGCTGGTGTTCATCGGCGCCAAGATGCTGATCATGCCGTGGTACCACGTGCCGGTGGAAGCTTCGTTGCTGGTGGTGGCAGTGCTGATCGTATCGAGCTGCGTGGCGAGCGTATTCATCACCCGCAGCGACAAGAAATAAACAGCAGTACGGCGCGCCCCGCAAGGCGGTGGCGCGCCTTTGAACGCTTTTTAATTAATTAACTGAGAAAGTAGAAAATCATGCGTACCTATGAAATGAACAGTCCCCAGGCAGCGGGACGTATTTTGGCCCTGATGATGGTAGTCGACGGCAACCTGGCCAGCGCCGAGCTGCAAGCCATGCACCGCAGCAAGATTCTCGAGCATATCGACCTGGCGCCAGCCACTTTTCAGCAACTGTTGCAAGACTTGTGCGACGACATGCTGACGTCGACCGTGCATGGCGCCGTGCAGCTGGCCAATGGCGTGATCGACAGCCTGCTCGATGAAATCGATGACCCGGATCTGCGCCGCAAGCTGCTGCAAGCCATGTGGAAGATCGCCGATGCGGACGACTGGCTGGCCGATGGCGAAGCCGTGTTGCTGGCCCGCGCCAGCGCGGCATGGTCGGCGGAAACGAATTTCCGCGCGCATGGTGCCTGATGCACATCAAGCCGCTTTGTGCCCCATGGCAATGACGGCGGCGCCGGCCAGGGCCAGGCCCACGCCCGCGATGTCCGTCCAGGCGGGCGTGATGCCGTCGACCAGCCACAGCCATCCCAGGGCCGTGGCGATATAGATGGCGCCATACGTGGCATACACCCTGCCGCTGGCGGCTGGATGCAAGGTCAGCAGCCACACGAAGATCAAGAGGCTGATGGCGGCCGGCAACAGCAGCCAGGCGCTGCCTTTGTTGCTGAGCCACAGCATGGGCAGGTAGCAGCCCAGCAGTTCAGCCACGGCCGTGACGGTAAACAGCCCGAAAGTGCGGGCAAGACTGGTCCATTCGATGGCGTCGTTCATGGTATTCCTGTGATGTGCTCAAGACGCTATTCTAGCTGCCAAGCAATTTGGCAGCCGCTGGCGCGGGCAGCGTCGGCCCTGCTATGATCGGGATCGGATACCCGAGGAGAACACAATGACGACGCCCCCAGTGCCGCGCGCCTTGCTGCAAGCCATGTTCCACGCCGCCATCGCCGCGGCCCAGCCATCGCACTGCATACCGCCCCATCTGCCGCCCGCGCCCAAGGGGCGTTTGATCGTCATCGGCGCCGGCAAGGCGTCGGCCGCCATGGCGCAAGCCGTGGAACAGCACTGGCCGGGGCCGCTGTCGGGACTGGTCGTCACGCGCTATGGCTATGCCGTGCCGTGTGAACGCATCGAGATCGTGGAAGCCTCGCACCCCGTTCCCGATGCGGCCGGCATGCAGGCGGCGCAGCGCATGCTTGATCTGGTCGCCAACTTGCAGCCCGACGATACCGTGCTGTGTCTGATTTCGGGCGGCGGCTCTTCCCTGCTGGCTTTGCCGCTGGATGGCATCAGCCTGGAAGACAAGCAAGCCTTGAACCGCGCGCTGCTGGCATCGGGCGCCACCATCGGCGAAATGAATTGCGTGCGCCGGCATTTGTCTGCCATCAAGGGAGGCCGGCTGGCGGCCGCCTGCCATCCGGCGCAAGTCATCACTTTGGCCATTTCCGACGTGCCCGGCGACAAGCTCGGCGATATCGCTTCCGGCCCCACCGTGGGCGACGCCACCACCTGCGAGGATGCGCTGGCCATCGTGCGCCGCTATGGCATGGACTTGCCGGACAGCATACGAGCAACGCTGGAAAGCGGGCGCGGCGAATCGGTCAAGCCTGATGACCCCCGCCTGGCGCGCACGCAGACGACCCTGATCGCCACGCCGCAGATGGCGCTCGAAGCGGCCGCTAGCGTGGCGCGCGCGGCCGGCGTCAAGGCGTATATCTTGGGCGACAGCCTGGAAGGCGAGGCGCGCGACGTGGGGAAAGTCATGGCTGGCATCGCGCTGCAAACGGCCTTGCGGGGCCAGCCGTTCCCCGCCCCGTGCGTGCTGTTGTCGGGCGGCGAAACGACGGTCACCGTGCGCGGCAAAGGCCGCGGCGGGCGCAACGTGGAATTCCTGCTGGCGCTGGGTATCGCGCTGGAAGGCCAGGAAGGCATCCACGCGCTGGCGGGCGACACGGATGGCGTCGACGGCCAGGAAGACATCGCTGGCGCGGTCCTGGCGCCCGACACCCTGCAGCGCGCCTGGGCGCTGGGTATCAAGCCCCGCGACAGCCTGGACAACAACGATGGCCACGGCTTCTTCCAGGCGCTGGGAGATAGTGTGATCACGGGCCCGACGTTGACGAATGTCAACGATTTCCGGGCCATTTTGATTACCTGATTACTGGAAATTTTCCAGCACGATTTTTCCTTTTGCTGTGTTACTTTCCAGGAGGGCATGCGCGCGCTTCAAATTTGCCGCGTTGATCGTGCCGAAGCGCTCGGCCAGGGTCGTCTTGATGATGCCGGCATCCACCAGCTGCGCCAGCTCATCCAGTAGTTCATGCTGCCGTACCATGTCGGCCGTCTGGAACAGCGAACGGGTAAACATCAGTTCCCAGTGCAGCGACACGCTCTTGCCCTTGAACTTGCGCACGTCGATGTGCTCGGGGTCATCGATCAGGGCGAACTTGCCTTGCGGCGCGATCAATTCGACGATCTGGTCGAAATGCTTGTCGGTCTGGTTCAGGCTGATCACATAATCGACGGGTGGCAAGCCCAGGCGCGTGATTTCCCCCGCCAGCGGCAAGCTGTGGTCGATCACGTGGTGTGCACCCAGGTCCGTGACCCAGGCGGCCGTTTCCTCGCGCGAGGCCGTGCCGATGATGGTGACACCCGTCAATTGCCGCGCCAGTTGCACCAGCACGGAGCCAACACCGCCGGCCGCGCCGATCACCAGCAGGGACTTGCCCGTCAGAATCTTGTCGCGGCTGATCTGCAGGCGGTCGAACAGCAATTCCCAGGCTGTAATGCTTGTGAGGGGCAGGGCAGCGGCCGCAGCGAAATCGAGGCTGGCCGGCATGTGG is from Janthinobacterium sp. 61 and encodes:
- the nhaR gene encoding transcriptional activator NhaR, which translates into the protein MSTLNFKHLRYFWMVAKTGSIARAAEQLHLTPQSISGQLSEFADTLGVELFRRSGRQLELTDTGRRILSHAESIFSTGDALLEIVRDQSRTATTTFRVGCADSVSKLIACRLVAPALGLAEPLRIICREGRLASLLADLAVHRLDLIMADRPMPAHLSVRGFNHLLGESGMTLFGTPALAATLTGGFPQCLDGAPLLLPGEDFAIYGRLLQWLGDNHLHPRIVGEFDDSAMMKAFGQSGAGLFFAPTVIAPQVCEQYAVMALGRVDSLVEQVYAITTERRLSHPATIAISQSARHELFV
- a CDS encoding zinc-binding alcohol dehydrogenase family protein, which gives rise to MKAIAYHHSLPITDDDALLDIELPTPVATGRDLLVSVQAISVNPVDTKVRNNRAPKDGQPEVLGWDAAGVVTAVGPDVTLFQVGDKVWYAGAINRPGSNSEFQLVDERIVGHMPASLDFAAAAALPLTSITAWELLFDRLQISRDKILTGKSLLVIGAAGGVGSVLVQLARQLTGVTIIGTASREETAAWVTDLGAHHVIDHSLPLAGEITRLGLPPVDYVISLNQTDKHFDQIVELIAPQGKFALIDDPEHIDVRKFKGKSVSLHWELMFTRSLFQTADMVRQHELLDELAQLVDAGIIKTTLAERFGTINAANLKRAHALLESNTAKGKIVLENFQ
- a CDS encoding YnfA family protein, whose product is MNDAIEWTSLARTFGLFTVTAVAELLGCYLPMLWLSNKGSAWLLLPAAISLLIFVWLLTLHPAASGRVYATYGAIYIATALGWLWLVDGITPAWTDIAGVGLALAGAAVIAMGHKAA
- a CDS encoding glycerate kinase codes for the protein MTTPPVPRALLQAMFHAAIAAAQPSHCIPPHLPPAPKGRLIVIGAGKASAAMAQAVEQHWPGPLSGLVVTRYGYAVPCERIEIVEASHPVPDAAGMQAAQRMLDLVANLQPDDTVLCLISGGGSSLLALPLDGISLEDKQALNRALLASGATIGEMNCVRRHLSAIKGGRLAAACHPAQVITLAISDVPGDKLGDIASGPTVGDATTCEDALAIVRRYGMDLPDSIRATLESGRGESVKPDDPRLARTQTTLIATPQMALEAAASVARAAGVKAYILGDSLEGEARDVGKVMAGIALQTALRGQPFPAPCVLLSGGETTVTVRGKGRGGRNVEFLLALGIALEGQEGIHALAGDTDGVDGQEDIAGAVLAPDTLQRAWALGIKPRDSLDNNDGHGFFQALGDSVITGPTLTNVNDFRAILIT
- a CDS encoding TerC family protein, which translates into the protein MNGLESIATAPMWAGFIAFVLVMLALDLFVFGGNKAHKVSVKEAATWSLVWVSLALLFNGGLWWYLNGTAGPEIANQKALEFFSGYLIEKALSVDNVFVFLLIFSAFQVPIQYQRRVLIYGVLGAIVMRAVMIMAGAWVVSEFSWVLYLFGAFLLITGMRMLVAADAEPDVANNPVLRFARRHLRVADGDHGERFFVAKGGLRYVTPLFLVLILIEVTDLVFAVDSIPAIFAITTDPFIVFTSNLFAIMGLRALYFLLVDVADRFHMLKYGLAMVLVFIGAKMLIMPWYHVPVEASLLVVAVLIVSSCVASVFITRSDKK
- a CDS encoding TerB family tellurite resistance protein; protein product: MRTYEMNSPQAAGRILALMMVVDGNLASAELQAMHRSKILEHIDLAPATFQQLLQDLCDDMLTSTVHGAVQLANGVIDSLLDEIDDPDLRRKLLQAMWKIADADDWLADGEAVLLARASAAWSAETNFRAHGA